Within the candidate division WOR-3 bacterium genome, the region AGAGTTGATCGAATCCATTGCTGAAGCGCTTAATAAAAAAGGTCTGGCAATGGTTGAAATTCTTGCTCCTGGCCCGAATTATTATCGGGGGATTGAGGATATTGAACACGAAATATTGAAGTTCTATTATGATAATTCAGTGGTGAAGAACGGTGAAAATCCGAGGAACGCGGCGATTATTCCAGAGGAGAAAATCGTCGTCGGGAAGTTTACAGACAAAGAAAGACCGACATTCATTGATTCGTACAACAGTCAGTTGAGCAAGATACTGGGTGATAAATTCGTCCCGCACGGGACTCTTCCCTTACAGGAAATTTAAGGAGGCGGCGATGGCTGAAATCAGATTTGCCGGTTACGGAGGTCAGGGGATAATAAGATCCGGGATCATTGCAGGACGGGCGGCATCGATTTACGACAATAAATTCGCGACGATGAGTCAGTCTTTCGGTCCTGAAGCACGGGGCGGAGCCTGCAGTTCTCAACTGGTCGTATCTGAAAACAAGGTTCTCTATCCTTATGTTACAAAATCCGATGTGCTCGTCGCCATGTCCCAGGAAGGATATAACAAGTTTGAAGAAGAATTGAGTGATGATGGAATTCTTCTGATCGACGAAGACCTGGTGAAACTCAAATCGCCTCGTGCGCGGATAAAGGTCTTCGCCATTCCGGCGACTCGTTTTGCTGAAGAACTGGGTAAGAAGATCGTGGCGAATGTCGTTATGCTCGGCTTCTTTACGGCGGTGACCGATGTCGTAAGTTATGAGGCGATGAAGAAGGCGATTCCTGAATCGGTTCCTGAAAAAGCGGTTGAGTTGAACCTGCAGG harbors:
- a CDS encoding pyruvate ferredoxin oxidoreductase, giving the protein MAEIRFAGYGGQGIIRSGIIAGRAASIYDNKFATMSQSFGPEARGGACSSQLVVSENKVLYPYVTKSDVLVAMSQEGYNKFEEELSDDGILLIDEDLVKLKSPRARIKVFAIPATRFAEELGKKIVANVVMLGFFTAVTDVVSYEAMKKAIPESVPEKAVELNLQAFEKGYTYGKEQLARVGKS